The DNA segment TATAACTACATAAATGTTTTAGAATAGAACTTTGTTGGTTTAAAAATTGTCACGTCTGAATGATCTAGCTCAGTAGTGAAGGTTATTTTAAGACCACAGTAAATTCCACCTCAAAATTGAATATTCAGATTTTCTGGGTTAGAAATAACAATAATGAgggtaatatttaaatatatgtaacaaGATGCAGTCAAATCAATTTGTGTCaatcgttgttttttttttattaaattaatatttatgatttttaagtTATTGTTAATTGGTTCTAGAACAAAGTGAATACGTGAAAGCAATTCCCTTTCTCAATgtatactagacaaacatagcATACCAATAGAACAGTCCAAATTCAAACAAGGAAAACATTATTAATCTACATGACCACATTCAATGATATCTACTTCTTGGTTCTTCCAATAGGACATGCGTCTCTGCTACTTAAATAAGTGAGAAGAAGCATGATCAATTCTTATTCTGAACTTTTTTCTATCTGTCAGATAATGTCTAAAATGCACGAATATTATGAACCCTGTTGTATTAATACTGGCAAAGGTTCCCTATAAGTAGTACAGTACTTTAACCCAATAACGTTTAAAATTGTACTGGCATATGTAAAAACACTTCTTTACCGTCTTTACCAATTTCTGTAgcttaattcaaaacaaattaaatatctatcATTAAAATTACCATTCTCTTTCATATTAGCacattattatgttttaaacgtcagctatttatatacatatatgtgtaAAGTCCTTTGTTCGTTTAAACAAATTATCACGTTTGAATGATCCTATAGGTCAGtagtaaagtttatttatagacTAGAGGAATTTTCACTTCAAAAATCGAAAAttgaatcattttaaaatatctttcagAAATGGCTACATTGAGGGTAAGACCGTAACTCATTTCTCGGAAGAGTCTCTAATTCAAAGGCATTTTCActgaattaatttatttatctaaatgcatcatttttttatgaatttctttCCTGAGTGTATATCGGTGTGGATAATTGTCGAGTTATTGCTCTTTTTACCATTGATGGTAAAAGAAAAGTATGCAAACATGGTTATTAGAATAACAGAAGGCAGTCAAACCAATTTGTTTCAAATTGCTATTTATGTTGATAAGTGAACTATATTATTAGGTTTGATATCAGGTATCACTCAGGGCTCAGTATTAACTTTGACGTTAAGTTTATGTTAATTGGGTTCATGAGCAGCGTGACAAcgccttgtttttttttacaatttaataagAAACATGGATAAACAGAGACAGTAAAGtaataattttcatcaactaCCTTATTATACTTATTATTGGGAGATAATTCAGTAGACTGAACcagaaaaactaaattaaatgtttataaaagagAGTATATACCACAATGAATCTGTAATtgatgtacatttattttacacaattaTTTAATAACGACCATGAATTATTAATAATaccaaaaccacaaaaaaacgTCTTTTAAAGTCAGAGAAAAAACACGACCTTGTGAAAGAATATATTTTGCAGTATGAAAGACAACTAATACTTGAAATGTGATCTACATGTTTATGGTCTATTGTAAACATCAACGAGAATATATAATcatccaaaaagtaaaatcacaaaaatattgaactccaagaaaaattcaaaacggaaagatccaatcaaatggcaatatcaaataataaaacacaaaaaacgcACTGTCATATGCACATGGCTATctatttttgacataaaaaaacatgtttgcaTACTTTTCTCTTGCTATCAAAGGTACAAAGAGCAATAACTCGACCATTATCCACACCGCTTTTACACTTAGGAAAGAAATTCATAAACAACTGatgcatttgaataaataattccGTGATAATGGATCGTAATGCCTCTGAAATATAAACTCTTCCGagaaatatgttttgttgttatcatgtttatttaatttatactaAAGTATGAGGATTTtagataattataataaaattgagaatggaaatggggaatgtatcaaagatacaacaacctgaccatagaaaaaacaaaagcggaaggtcaccaacaggtcttcaatgtaacgagaaattcccgcacctggagatgtccttcagctggctcctaaacaaatatatactagttcagtgacaatgaacgccatactaatttccaaattgtacacaagaaactaaaattaaaataatacaagactaacaaagaccagaggctcctgacttgggacaggcgcaaaaatgcagcggggttaaacatgtttatgagatctcaaccctcccctatacatctagccaatgtagaaaagtaaaagcatagcAATACGTACattcaaaattcaattcaagagaagtccgaatctgatgtcagaagatgtaaccaaagaaaataaacaaaatgtgaattatacataaataacaacagactactagcagttaattgacaagccagctccagacttcaattaaactgattaaaaattatgatttcatcatatgaatatcagacacATTCCTAACCATTAGGGGTTTaatatcataccatcataacaatatgagaagaacataacccgtgtcatgccaacaactgtttttagaataaatgtgtttagttccgatgcaaagactctataagtgaatcaatattaacgccaaaatatgctatctctaatgacctgacaacaatatcgtaactatatcccttcttaataagtctatttaaaggttttgttagtttctgcggtgaatactgacatttttgtgctttataaagaatatttccataaaaattggatgtgaaatacctaaacgtataagaagtcagcatgttgagctatacttacgaatgatgtccttataccgatgataaaatttagtaaatgttttgactagtttgtgatatcgaaaatcctggtgtaataatttttcagtaatacataaatttctctcgttaaaatctaaaacattgttacaaacacgagcgaatcgtacaagttgagatatataaacaccgtaagatggtgacaacggaacgtcaccatctaaaaatggataattgacgataggaaatgaaaaatcatctcttttatcataaattttagtattaagcttattagtgatatagatatcaagatcgaggaaagggtaGTGGTCATTGTTAATATTAGCTTTATTCAACTGGAtgaatttctttagtatacatactgaagtcgtcattattgagagccaaaatgtcatccaaatatctaaaagtattattaagtttgtttatcagatgttgtttcgatgggtctttgctgatttttgtcataaattgtaactcatgtTCAGCAGCCTTGCATTATTGCACAGTTAAATTTTCCAAAGTCatgatttattataaattcatgtatatttttatcttttttttttttttttttagatataacgtttttttgtttaaaaaatgtcacgTATGAATGATCTTAGTTCAGTAgtaaagtttatttattaataatagaCCAGAGTAAATTccaattcaaaaaagaaaaaaatcagatcTAGTTATGTTAGAAATGGCTACAATGAGGGTAAGATTTTAATATATGTTACAAGAAGCAGTCATAGACATTTgtgtcaatattattttttttatgactgcACTTAATTTTTATGATTGATATCTAGTTTAAGTTTATGTCAGTATTGCTTTTGAAGTTTATGTTTATTGGTTAAAGAACAAAGTGACGAcgcgtaagcaattctcatacCCAATGCACTAGAAATACACATGCAGCATACCAATAGAACAGTCCAAATTAAAACATGGAAAATATTAATTATCCATATACTTAATACAACATGACCACATACAATAATAATTACTTTTGGGTTCGACCAATAGGACCTGCTACTCAAATCAGTATGAAGAAGCATGATCATTTCAAGAAGACGGATGATTATTTCTtgatatataatgatataatgactaaaattatttacaaatattatggTATATTAATACTGCCAAAGGTTCCATACTTTTTTTCTGCACGTCGCTTAACATTTTACTGGCATGTGCAAGAAAACTTCTTTATCGTCTTGAATGTGTGAGGAAAAAACCACGTGCACCAATTGAATTTCCATTGGCATCAGTATCTAGAATAAACTAACCAATTTATGTAgcttaattcaaaacaaataagatatttatcatGAAAATTATCCTTCTCTTTCATATACACATAATTTAGTTTTAAACGTCAGTAATATTTGAAAAGTCCTTTGTTCGTTTAAAAACAATTCACGTTTGAATGATCCTATAGTTCAGAAGTAAAGTTTATACATAGAACAGAGGAAATTCCACTTGTAAATCGAAAATTCAGACCTAATTTTGTTAGAAATGGCTCTATTTAGGGTAAGAACGTAGCGTAATATATGTAAGATTAAAATGATTCAATCTGGATTGATTTTAGTGGATGATTGAACtagatgtttatatttgatatcagGTTTCAGCTTATATCagtattgtttttattagttCCTCGAGCAAAGTGACGACAACTTTGTTTTCTTACAATTTATTGAGAACAGATTTAGTAAAGGAAAGCAAATGCGTCTTATAATAGATATCACCTCCCTTATTTTTTaacggatttttgtgacaaaaatgtcggttattgatttggggatgtactgTGGCCGGGCAGTCGGTCGGTCGGGCGAGCGTCAATCAAATGTTgcccgtgcattaactcatgaaccgttcaaccaaagcttttaaaattttaatatgttgttactgactcaagttcaataatggcgattttgacttttaccgttcagaagttgtggttcttgaaagattaaaaaatgaaatttccagtcgtgtccgtgcatttacgcatgaactgttctaccaaagcttcccaaattttaatatgttgttacggatgacaaaatggaggtcaagttcaatattgACGATTTTGTCTTTTACCGTTCATGAGTtgtggttcttgaaagattgaaaaatggagtttccagtcttgtccgtgcatttacgcatgaactgttctaccaaagcttcccaaattttaatatgttgttactgataacaaaatgaaggtcaagttcaataatgacctttttgacttttaccgttcaggagttatggttcttgaaagatcgtaaaatggcgtttccataTGTTGTTgaatttactcatgaaccattcaatctaagcttttcaaattttaatatgttgataataatgacaaaatagaggtcaaatttgatattgaagattttcactttcaccattcatcagtaatggttcatgtgatattgccaggacacaaatacatgttaataaagccggtttgctgtcgttgtgacagtcTCTTGTTTTATTATTGGTAGATTACTCAGATGACTGCATCAGGACGTTTTTATAAGAGTGTACAAACCGAAAGGAAACTGTTATTGGTGTACAACACTCATTTTACACGActattaattataatttaaaatgacaaatacatcaggataatttcaattttattttgtagaatatAAACTGGGAAAGCATCCTTGCCTTAAGTATACGAGTGCTGTTCCTTAGTTTTTTGGATATAATTTTCAGATTTAGCTACCAATACCTCGGATGGGTGTCATATATTGTGCGATGTTTAGGTAAGTGTTACAATTTAACGAGGACTCCTTATATCAGaagttaatgaaaataatttgttttttgaatttattgcaATATCTGAATCTTACACTTTCTTGACTTATTTTCAAACTTAAACACCTCATTCCCAGTTTACCCGAAAAATAATATTAAGGAATGAATTTTTGTGAAACAGAAAAACGGAAAATTCTAACGTCAAacgtccaacgtcccgacctaaagagaaataaaaagactaagtttttcttaatataaacccgcgtcacgtgatgtctcctatatctggcgcgcgcgctgtacctaaaataaaagaaaaactttccaaactaaacatgaaacttctccggtaacactaTACTATAGACTCcttacagaaacgaacaaacaaacaaacaaacaaacaaacaaaacaaacaatgggtaaattttagtaattgtcattttaaggtgTTTCTTCAGATTATGTATcccttttaatttcatatttacccAATAGAAACCATCAAATAAAAGTTAGCAGCATAATAAGTAGTTGGGTTGTGATTCAGGAAGGTGTGTCACAGGGTTTACTTCTTGGACctcttttgttaaaatattttatgaccgattttttttttatttctttaaacagagCTCAATATAATTACACAGAGGACAAGTTACAAATTATCGTTCTGAAGTCATGATCTCGACAAGCTAATATCAACTTTAGAAGATGAATTCAAACAATTGATTGACtggtttaaatttaataaaatgaaagcATAATACCCTGACAAATTCCAGGTCTTAGCGGTTGGCAAAAATCTTTGAGAAGAGCCCATCTATGCATTTGCAATCATAGGTAGTGGCATCACTACATTTTAAAGCtactaaacaaaaacaaacgacaaatcGAAATCCAATTATCTTTTCTGTATAATGTGATCTATATAAAAGCCTAATAATGGTGATAGTTCCAGTTACCAatctttataattataaaaaactgatttataaatatttttttatgtatatgtcgtgtacaagttgcaattttgtacaggttataacatgtacaaacatattgtacatgttataacttgtatagtgcaaaaatacaagttataacatatacaaaagtacctcatacatgttattacctgtacaaaatattgcttaaaaatggttttaatttgtacaaaatttaagataaatctAAATGAAGTGATATACACTTCtaaattcaccaatgcataaagaacaacaataaataggcCAAAATGTGTCTTTTTCTGTAGGGGACAATCATCacaaagtttcagaaatatatgtttcattacTTATGTTGGCAAAATATGCTTCCATGTAATTGTAGGTTTTATGTTGTCAATCATGGCTTAAATAAGTGTTACATTATTTACTAAAAGCTTACATTTCCTCAATGACAATTACATTGGATGCTAGTAACTCAATtcttcaaaacattttaagaacGATGCCTAATAATATTGGGTAATACTCCTCCCTCTCGTTTTATAGCATGCAAAGACTAAAACAatcacatcttcctacatctaACTAAAGACTAACACAATGTCTTATATGCTTACTCTGTAAAAGCAAGAGAGAGCTGATATAGTTTTCATTGGACCAcgcttcattatcaatatctttggatttactcttcaacatttttggccttcagcatgacttatgtaaatttataacttattttatttttataaactataagaacATTGCATGAGgcaaatgtcattttgatgtttaaaatatacatcTTCTACTTTTAAAGCATGTATTGTGTCCTTTGGATGTTTTCTGTTCCATGGGCTGGTTGTTGTCTTTTAGATACATACCCCATTttcattcccaattttatttgtagacacTTCTATCCTGGATATCCTCTTATGTCTTTTAGTGTCAACTagaataaaagtattttactTTTGCCTTCAATGTTGACACTCACAgttataattcatcaaataaagatatgtccaTAGATATtcataagaggatcataagacatgtcctaagatatatcttatgacaagtcttAGGAATGCATCGTAATACCGACTCTTGGacattaactgtatcaaaaGGGACAAAACAcaaggaataataaaaaaaaagttatgaaatattattgagaTCAATAACGTCTATTGcaataatagaaacatatccttatttttcgattttgtacaagttaaaaccattttaaagcaatattttgtacaggttataacatgtattaggtacttttgtacatgttataacttgtatttttgcattatacaagttataacatgtacaatttgtttgtacatgttataacctgtacaaaattgcaacttgtacacgacatatacaaGTGAGTGATATACTACAGGCCTTGAAAATAACCAGCAAAAATGAATTAACGTGAAGATAAAACcttattctgaaaaataaatgcGGTAAGAGATCATCTTCATTCACTTAAAGGTTGCTGTTATCactatttgttgtttgtttgcagtgattaattcattttttttaaagaattctaCGAAAAATAGCAACTTCCGAAAAGATGCTGGTATAGAATACCACTGCTAATAATTtgctattttttgtttaaatttcaggACTCTTAACTCTATTGATTGTTACTGGATTACCAAACAGCAGTTTGATGACAGTCTTCAGGATTATGTTGGGAACTTCTAATATAATTATAGCTTGGATTGTAACATCGTTGTATATAAAGTGTGGAGAAACGTCAGAATACGCTGTGCATATTTTAATCGTTCTAAAATTAGTGCAGATTAGTTTAGTTCTGTTTTATTATTGGTTTAATGAAGTAAACACAATATATCGGTTTGCAGTGTATGTTTACTTCTTTTTCATCGGAGGAACGGTGTTACAAATTTCTCCTGATTGGATTTTCAACGTCTTAACTATAGTCACAATTTTAAGCCTTGTTTTGTTATGCCTTCATGTGCTTGAGAATGGAATCTTGACTCCTGAACAGGAAAGGCGTATAGATTTATACCTTCAACGTTTGGATGGATTTGATTTGGATGACATTATAAACATATTCCATAGAAATgatttttgtacatatttaaTAGTTCTATGTACTGTATGTCTAATTAACAACTGGTTCGATGTTGACATTTATAGTAATCAACATTTCAAACCAACTAACTTGGTGTTATATACTACACTCGGTATGTGTTGTTGTACTGTTATCTCCGTTATAGCATTTTCTACAATTTCAATTGTTATTtctaaacatttgtttaaattctgctttttcattgttgaaggaaaATATGAATCCACACAAGAAGAGCTCGGGTTACATATATTGAATATCTTAAACGTATATTTATGTACAACAGACATGGTCGTCTTTGACATGCAGCCACTAGATCGTGGTATATTTTTGATCAACAGAATTGTATTTCTTGCAGTTTGTTCTACAGAATTGTGTTCAATCATTGTAGAAGTGTCGAGCAAGGAAGTGGCAGCAACACCAGCATCAGGATTCAACACCCTTAGAGTTATTGGCGTGCATATTGCATTTAGTATTGGATATGTGGCAATACTATATGAACTTCTAGTCCAATATTCCATGAATGATTTGGGCATTTTTCTTTCAACAGTGTTTTTCGTTTGTAATTTACTACGAACATTTGCCTCGCTTATTATATTTTGTCTCTATAAACTTGATGAAACTCGCCAGGATTTTTGGGAAAACTTTGACGATGTGATATTTTACGCACGTATGACTTTTTCAACGATTCTAATAGTAATTTTATTGCCAACGGCTTGTGTTGGTGTTTGGACAGTATTTTATGGATTCTACACATGGTTTGATTTATATCGATTATTAATATTGTGGCTGGTCAATGTTTTCTCCGGTATATACGTTTTATTTGAAACTATTCGACAGAGGAAAAGGGTCTTGGCGTATACTactattttaaaagatgcatCACTTTCTCAACTAAACAGGGATGACTGCAGTATTTGTTTGCATGAAATGATGAAAGGAAAAGTAACTCGCTGTGGTCATGTGTTTCACGAGATATGCATACGAAAGTGGTTGAATACGAGACTGGTGTGTCCAATGTGTAACACATcgattataatacatgtacaataaactTTGATTATACATTCATACTATATTCAGTGGAAAACTTGAAATCATTTGTAGTGtgaccccttaaatagtaaacattttaaagaaaacagtagacagGATCAGGGCCGACGTTCTATACTAACACACTAACATAGTAAGTCCCTGACAGAATTCAAAAAGTCTCTATATATcaaagtagtataatcgtagtttacatgtagataaaggcgaaaaataattgtcttCTCTAATGAGGTAGTTGTGGTTCTTGTGATCTAAACATGATAtgaaacgcgaaaaataattgtcccCTCTGAGAGGTATAATAGTTTTGattcttgcgatctaaacaccatgatatggagaacgctctgaacggctttttttctcttcatttttgttatccatCATACGATTGGATGAAATTGTgtcatgttttacttatttgaatatttatacaaaagtaTGACCTTTTCaatagtaaaaatttcaaagaaacaaTTGTCCTCTATAAGGAGATAACATAGCtgtggttcttgcgatctaaacaccatgatatggagaacgctctggTTGGCttacttatttttcatttttgttatctagcatacgattggttgtatttgtgcATCTTTCCAACCGGAAGTATTATCTATGACTTAAAGTCAGCCCGATGACGGAATCCTATCCGGTctccttttttgtcgtttttctcctaAAGTAACTccatctgaataatcataagaatggatgacaaatgcgactatgcatgttaccaaAAAGGACACAGAGGAATGATGATTGATTttttgtggaaggaagagaagcgacacacaaaatgaggtcttatcgtttaatagtatagataataCCATAAAGAACGTTTT comes from the Mytilus trossulus isolate FHL-02 chromosome 3, PNRI_Mtr1.1.1.hap1, whole genome shotgun sequence genome and includes:
- the LOC134711972 gene encoding RING finger protein 145-like; translated protein: MALFRNINWESILALSIRVLFLSFLDIIFRFSYQYLGWVSYIVRCLGLLTLLIVTGLPNSSLMTVFRIMLGTSNIIIAWIVTSLYIKCGETSEYAVHILIVLKLVQISLVLFYYWFNEVNTIYRFAVYVYFFFIGGTVLQISPDWIFNVLTIVTILSLVLLCLHVLENGILTPEQERRIDLYLQRLDGFDLDDIINIFHRNDFCTYLIVLCTVCLINNWFDVDIYSNQHFKPTNLVLYTTLGMCCCTVISVIAFSTISIVISKHLFKFCFFIVEGKYESTQEELGLHILNILNVYLCTTDMVVFDMQPLDRGIFLINRIVFLAVCSTELCSIIVEVSSKEVAATPASGFNTLRVIGVHIAFSIGYVAILYELLVQYSMNDLGIFLSTVFFVCNLLRTFASLIIFCLYKLDETRQDFWENFDDVIFYARMTFSTILIVILLPTACVGVWTVFYGFYTWFDLYRLLILWLVNVFSGIYVLFETIRQRKRVLAYTTILKDASLSQLNRDDCSICLHEMMKGKVTRCGHVFHEICIRKWLNTRLVCPMCNTSIIIHVQ